TCTTTCAAATTCGTCAGATTTGTCAATTTGAGGTCTGCCATAATTTTGGATCCACAGCAGAGAGTGACTAAATTAGAGGGCAACTCTGGTAGTGCTTGAAGTTGttaatgttggagaaaacttccttatttgttttgaagttaacaaaacgtttctatcagtttagtctgaagatttgcagactctattgtcaaagtctgaagacctttatactcaagatttaaagtctacccttACTGAtagtgtcacgccctgaacctcgagcgcgccaacatcccaccatggtcatgcaaatgcgacattcccaggtagtgtcgccgaccccattcatttattaatgcgcaagcggaacgtattataaaacccctgacaataaaatacggaatagaaaagcaggaagcaaaatcacaacataacactttcataattcaacagaattacaaatagaggtctacggccaaaagtctacaaaagaccggctcctaaaaaagaaattgtcctacgacctacaagtcggacacgttctccaatcttatgacttcacctctgcaactcctcaaggccaatcGAAGTTATCTAGTCGCTCCgtccactagggacctgaaattttaatcccacaaccgggatgagacaatgtcttagcaagttcaaccccctaaacccctattagaaagaaaatacaccccgggtggcctagccacatcacacagaagacttacctcgcctcaattcatttatgcaggttagcacaaatcaaatcattcaatCACAAATAGTAAGaggaacttaaacaaccggAACGTATTTactttcatataaccaacaaccgcgggggtcctgattataagactaaatcgttatgacacgtctcattccatgccacacaattccatcccataatccgacacatcaataacactcaacatgcattccaattgttattcactgccacacaagggcatagcctactcgcagttcggctatctactggcatatagccaggcatcgcctccccccatggagcgcAGCTTCGTCAGTACATCGACggcgttcccgaaggagcatgggcctaGAATCAACTGCAACCCGCATCCAccgcgtgggcatcccatataggggcaagtccgaCTCAACAGCCCAGGACGATTCCTCTTAGTTATCACACATCCAAAGCATACTCGGCCTCAAGACACTTTatatttcactcaatgcttccacttaaaatagtgatctcggccatttttcttcatattaaaaatattccataaattactcacgtgtgtggggacacgctaatttcgaatcaaaaagccaatatctcacttttttcaaaccccactatttaataaaatcattaaaatccaatttttgcatcaaaacccgacacttgggtttttatgaataataTCCTTATTtaccacaatcaacactcaatttgccacatccattcatcaaattcaaattctaaatgcacaaagaGATCAAATCGCATGAAATGCTAAGAAAATaaggttccaaaataattttcagaatttattaaataattaaatttattccgaaaattaattaaataataatatccatatatttcacgatccacgctcaatttataatatcgaatcatcaatttcaaaatgacTATACGAAGCCGACCGTCACGAAATTCGAGcaaccggggtcaaaaataatttttccttttttaaaataataatattttaataatttcggattataatataatattataatttccagaatttcgaagcaattaaataattcgaaataaaaatcttattatgtcccatcaaggtttattattaaataaactctcttagcctttaattaagcatactttaaattaaacaaatatcttaatctaattcacaattaaataaactaactaatcacataagcttacttaacttaggctaagcacacttagggcattaTTAACCGTCTAATCGAGATTTAGTGatctaaactcaccggattagcgagccgagcggaccaaaacgacgggacgccgaggagaacaactttcctcaaagcgggccaagcatccgggctcgggaaggcggccaaaacgggccaaaacttcgctgcaatacccatttttgcaGCTACTGATTTGGGGCTGGAGgaggcggatccggcgccggttcgggTCGGAAAGGGCAGAGGAGGACCGGCGGCAGCTTGGATGGGTTGAAGGGGAGGTcgacggcggcggagggagCTCCGACGAAGGCCCGAGCTGCTGGAACGCGAGCTGGCGTGGACGAGGGCGACGAGCAGGCGAGCTGACCGGCGGAGCGGCGTGCGAACGGCGCGGGGCGGCGgacggctgtccggaagtcttcaaactttaactACCGTAGTCTGcggaccttcagactagactgatggaaacgttttgtcggcttcaaaactcttcacgaggatttctccaacacaattTGCCTCCCAAGATCTTTGAGCTGGTCAAGCATCCATAATACATCACCATCAACAATCTTTACCAGAGTCATTTGCATAAGAACCTGTATCCCAGtcttaggaaaaaaattgcaagctTCCCACATGTAAATTGCATTCGTCTTTTTGGTGTTGTTGACAAAAAAGCAagcaatgtcaagaaaaatctcattttcctcATCCCCAAATGCTTCATAACTGTTCATCAACTGCTATCAGACATCCTTATGAGGTATTCTTGCTAGCCTCTCCACAGTCTCTTTCCATATCTTCTCTGGTTGGCGATAGAGAAATGAGCCTATGACCTCAAGAGCCAAAGGAAACCCTTTGGTTGTGACAACAATTTCTGATGCAGGAATATCGTATTGATATGGTGGATAATCTTTTCTAAAAGTATGTATGCATAAAAGCTTAAGAGCTTGATCaaaattcaattcttttaattCGTATATCAAATCCTCATCCAGGACTTTTAGAGTAGCTTCATTCCTGGTGGTAATGATTATCCTACTTCCTGAACCAAACCAATCTCGTTCCCCTGCTAAGTTGTTCTTCCTTATCAACATCATCCAAAACGATGAGGACCTTTTTGCTGCGAAATCTTGTCCCGATCTAGTTAATCCCATCATCAATGTCATGGATGTTGTCCACGAATCTAGAGTCGAGAATGTCTACAACTGTTTCTGCAAATTTACTAGGCCCCCTTTTTCTGATGATTCTCAAACATCTCCAAGAAAGCAGCAATCATCGAAATAAGAATAGACCTGGTTGAAGACAACCTTCACAAGAGTTGTTTTGCCAACACCGCCCATCCCATGAAtaccaacaaaacaaacaccTTCACAGTCAACATCCAACTGCTTCATTATGTCTTCTACACGATCATCCACTCCAACCAGCTGATTTTTCACATACTTATGCTTTATCTTCAAGTTTACCAAAACCTCTCGGATGATCAACTTAATAGCTTCCCCATGCCTCGCCACATATACGAACTGCCTCGGTTGAAAAAAGACGGTAAATAGAGATGTCATCATTTCTTTCAAGTCAAAGCAAAAGTATTTGGATTTATGCATAGATGATTCGCAAACAAGGAGTCAGTTAAGAAACATGCACATAATACAAAGGTAAAATTTTACACATGAGACGGAGTTCCAATGTTTTATACCTCTTTCCCAACAATGTAAATCTGTCTtcaagctttctctctctttttttttttagttctttttatACCATCAATAGGAAATGCAACTTAAGCTTAAAGTTCTTCCTGCTTCATGAATGATTTCCAAGCTAGATTGAGCAAGATGGAATAAATAACTGGACCTacaagttaaattaaaaaaattgagttgaGTAAGAGCAGAAAGAAAACTTAAGAAGAAGAATTGATGAAAAGAACACACagaaaaagagtgaaaaaatccagtgaagggtaaacgaggggcaaagaaaagaaggaggcTTGCTAAAATGAAGCATTCCTCAGAAACCACTAGTTGCTTCACTCCTTAAAACATCATAGTAAATTTGTGATATTAGATTTCAGACAAGGCAAATAACATACAAACAAAAGCTTTGAATATCTTGGAACTTAACACACCCTCAAGTATATGTAGGTTCTAGATCTACGGAATCCATGTGTATGATAGAGGAGGTGTGCAATATTATGTCATtgcaaatgccttcttgatATGATGCTTAATTTTCATTTACCCACCTGATGTTTTTTGCTTGGTCTCTGTTTAAACTGTACTCTGATGTTTGAAATTGCGTTCTAGACTAGccaaatgaatgaaatttttttgcggAACTTCCTGATTTGGTTGGTATACGAGTGACCACGACCAAAATAGAGAGTTAATTAACTCATCAGTTTTCTCCTATCGATTATCACTTACCACTGATGAAAGGCCCATCAAAGTGAGGAACATAATAGAGATTATCCAGGCTCATTAATTCTGATAGCTGGTTGTTGACTACTAAAATGGAGCCTGCCAGATTTCATGAGTCTATACATCAATGACCACGCCAGACACATAATATACTAGCATCCAACTGAGACCCCAGACAATGTACCATTACTGCCAACTTCTTCCCCCATTTCAAACCGTCGAAATTCCCAGAAATCTTACCTATGCAGAAAATGGCAAAGACTGAggaattcaaattgcacattcTAATACAACAATCAGATTGCGTATAAATGACAcgaaaataatatcaaaagaacagaaaattggaaaattagtaATTACCCTCTCGTTTTGAGGTCCCATCCCTTCAATTCAGCAACTTCAACAAGAGCATCCTCCCACCTCTTCACTTCCTCAACCCCAAACTTCTTCCTGTGCTTGGCCATGGCATTCCTGTACAGCCCAGCCTTGAGCTTCACATCCGAAGGCGAGGCGTTGAAGAACACCGGCAAGATATCCTTATTCCCCTTCGACCGAGCCACGCAGTCCACCATGTGGGCGACCTCACAGAGGCACCACGAGCTCGACGCGTAGTCCTAGAAGATGGGCACGTAGATCTTGGACACGTTGAGCGCCCGCATGAGCTCACCGCCGATCTCCCTGCTGACGCGAAGCTCCTCGTCATCTCGGTAGACGCGGATTCCGGCGCCGAGCATGTCGTGGTAGAGGCAATCGGTAAACCCCGTGTGGGTATAAGGCCCCCTGAAGCTCAGGAACACCTCGTACTCCTCACCGGCCGGCACAGGCGCGTCGCCGCCGCTTGCCGCGGCTCCCGGGTTGTtcgtctcctctctcttgaCCGTCGAGGCGGGTTTGCGGAAGATTTTGGACGCTTTCGATTTGATGAACGCGAGCACGGTCGGAGCGAGAAGTCCCAAGGCCCTGACAAACATGCAACGAAGTTTGGAGACTGgttttttcatttccatctttTGGGGTGGTGAGCTTTGAGGcggaagagaaaaaaggaagagtaaGAGAGCGGCTTACAGTCCGCCGAGCATCATGGCGGCGAACATGGCGGACACGCCGCGAGGCGCGGTGGTAACCGAGCGGCGGCAGCTGGCAGGACGAGCACCACGCGAAGGAAGAGCCGTCGCCGGAGAATGACAGCGCGTGCAGGATGAACTTGAACCCCATCGCGATCACGGGACAGTTCAGTCTTCGCTTCGGATGGGATGTAGAAGACGATCGTCCAAAGAGAGTGGTGCAGTAATCTTGGCGTTCGGTCTGGTCAAAGAGTTGACTTTGGGACTGTCGATGTGCTTCGGGactagacccgttaaacgggtgggtcgggtgaTAAATGATCTTACCCAAATCGACcaatttaacccatttatgacctatttattgtaatacaaattttttgacccatacccaacccaaaTCCAACCTATTTAACGAAACCTAAAAAAACTTATACATATTTTAAAATGGTATTGATAACATGATTTtatataatacaaatttaatggataatttttataattttaaaataaatttaatggataatttttaatttttaatttttttaaaattattttttaattaatttttttctttttaattttctttttctttttcttttccttttttcttcttcctcttctttggccggccgccggccacgacgaAGGCTAGCGACCAGCCACGGGCGAGCTAGCTCGCCCGCTCGTCGACGTCgacaagctcgagcttgccccttgccggatctggtgaggctaGGACGCCGCGAGGCTCGGGCCTCGGCGGACGTCGGCGAGGTCTccgcctcgccaaatttggcaagctcaaggctcgccagcatcgggcgagctcgagcttgggGCTCGCGGCgtcgggtgagctcgagctcgcccctcgccaaATTTAGCGAGGCtagagcctcgcccgacgccaaTGAGTTTACGTCTCGCTagattggcgaggctcgagtctcgccgggcgtcggcgaggcctctccgccttgctagatccggctcgctcgagctcgcccccTCGCTCGATGCCGGTGAATTTGAGTCTTGCCaaatcggcgaggctcgagcctc
This genomic stretch from Eucalyptus grandis isolate ANBG69807.140 chromosome 3, ASM1654582v1, whole genome shotgun sequence harbors:
- the LOC104439790 gene encoding TMV resistance protein N-like isoform X1, encoding MVDCVARSKGNKDILPVFFNASPSDVKLKAGLYRNAMAKHRKKFGVEEVKRWEDALVEVAELKGWDLKTRGHGEAIKLIIREVLVNLKIKHKYVKNQLVGVDDRVEDIMKQLDVDCEGVCFVGIHGMGGVGKTTLVKVVFNQVYSYFDDCCFLGDV
- the LOC104439790 gene encoding toll/interleukin-1 receptor-like protein isoform X2, whose amino-acid sequence is MVDCVARSKGNKDILPVFFNASPSDVKLKAGLYRNAMAKHRKKFGVEEVKRWEDALVEVAELKGWDLKTRGSSYLFHLAQSSLEIIHEAGRTLSLSCISY